From Mucilaginibacter gotjawali:
CAACTGGCCGGTGACGGGAAAGTTTTTGCCTGCACCTGCTCCCGAAAACAATTGATAAATACGGGCAAATGCAGCTGCATTAACCTGCAGATCCCGCTGGATTTTGAAAACGCAGCCTGGAGGCTGATTACGGATAATAAGCAATTGGCCATTAAAAGTATTACAGGCGAAGGTATCCCAACTGAATTGCCGGTTGAAATGCGGAATTTTATAGTAAAGAAAAAGGACGGGTTCCCTGCTTACCAGCTTACCTCGGTAATTGACGATCTTTTTTATGGAATCGACCTGGTAATCCGGGGTGAAGACCTGTGGACATCAACAATTGCCCAGCATCAACTTGCGATTGCTTTGGGGAAAGATCAATTCGCCGGACTCGCATTCTGCCATCATCCCTTGTTAAAAGCGCCAAATGGCTTGAAACTGTCCAAATCTTCAGGCGCCACCTCAATAAAATACCTGCGCGAAAACGGTAAAACTCCTGCTGATATTTGTATGCTCATCGCTGCAAACCTCAACCTTAACGAAACAGTAAATAGCTGGCAAGAGCTTGGTAAAATTTTGACCAGGGATATTTTTGACCGCTAACGGCGGACTTTTTAAAACAAACTTTTTTCGCTACCTCATTCCCGTACTTCGGCCGAAGTTGATGACCAAATAATAACGTTCGTTTTTCTGTAACACAGGCATTTTCCCAATCCGCTCAACCTGGCTGCATAAATAGTATCTGCTATCGAAGTACCGTCACATATCCCGACAAAACGTGCTGCCCGTCAAAGTGGGGATTGATGACATAGTAATAAACGCCCGTCGGTACCGGCTTTCCATTTATCGTACCATCCCATGCTTTTGGATAACCAATTGAATGAAATACCTTTTGGCCGTAGCGGTCAAATATATCCACGGTAGCATTTATATAGGCAATCAACCCGGTTATTTCCCAATAGTCATTAATCCCATCGCCATTAGGCGTAAAAGTATTATTGATCTTTAATATGGGCGCCACTTTTACAAAAACAGTATCCTGGGCAATACAGCCCCTTATATCAGTTACTGTTAAAGTATACCTGCGATCGACGGTGCCGGTAACCACCGGATTTTTCAAGGTGATATCGTTAATATCAATATTGGGCGACCATTGGTACTTTACATTAGGGTCGCTTACTGTAGGGTTTAAAGTTATAGTAGATCCGGTTAAAACATACACCGTTCCGCCTGCAAAAACCGTAGGTGGGGGGATGAAATTTATTTTCATTTCATCGGTAGCGATATAACATTGTCCCGGGTTATTCGCAGTTAAAACCAGGGTAACTGATCCATTTTTAATATCGGCAGCCGATGGCGCATAAGTGGTATTTAACTGCCCCGGGGCGCTAAATGTACCTGTTCCTTTTGAACTCCATGTACCCCCGCCCGGTATGGTAATTGTACCGGCTACCGGTATATTTGCATCCTGCGAACAAACATCCTGGTCAGGGCCGGCATTTACTGCCGGAAGCGGGCCAAAGCTCACTGTCATAGAGCTGGAAGAAACACTGCAGTTGGCGCTGGTTGAGGCTAAAGTAAGCACTACCGAACCCGCTGCCTTATCTGCGGCCGAAGGCAGGTACTGGGCCTGTAAATTGGTGGCTGACGGCGAAAAAGTACCGGTACCGGCAGTACGCCATATACCTGTACCCGTGCCTCCTGTTATGGTGCCCTGCAATATGATATTGGGAGCCACAATACAAACCAACTGGTCGGGGCCTGCGTTGGCTACCGGCGCGTCATTCACCGTCACAACGGTTTGTACCGGGTTGCTGGTGCAACCTTTGTAAGTGAACACCATGGAGTATGCCCCGGCAGCGCTTTGCGTAACGTTGGCAATATTCGGGTTTTGGTCGGCGGAGGTAAACCCGTTCGGGCCTGTCCATGCATAGGTGGCGCCGGGTAGCGGGGTTGCAGTTAAAGTTATCGTACTGCCAACACAAACCGGTGTATTACTTGAAACGCTTACTACCGGCAATGCCGGGTTAACGGTTGCCGTGTATTTAAAAGGCACTCCAGGGCATCCGTTTCCGGTTGGTGTTATCAAATAAACTACATCAACCGGATTAGGCGTCGTATTAATCAATGATTCAGTTATTGTACCACCCGTTTGATTATTTACGGCCGGGTTACTTATTCCTGCCACCGCGGCCCTGCTCCAGCTATAGGTGGCAGCGGGCTCATTTGAAGTGATCACATAATTTTGCGGCACCCCGGTGCATGCTCCCCCGGTCGGCGAACTACTTATTACAGGACCAGAGTCAAAAGTTATTGTCACGGGGCTGGTAGAAATAGTACAATTATCTTTACTTGTAGAGGTCAAAGTAAGCACTACCGACCCGGCAGCCTTATCCGCGGCTGAAGGTGTGTATTTCGCCTGCAGGTTGTCTGATTTAGAAAAAGTACCGGTCCCGGCAGTAGTCCAGATACCTGTTGTGGTACCACCTGTCACACTTCCGTTTAACGAAACAACCGGGGAACCAATACATACCGTTTGGTTAGGGCCTGCATTTGCCACAGGAAGCTGGTCGATATTAACCACCACCGGAAAAGGGATGCTTGAACAACCTTTAACTGTAAATGTCATGGAATAAACACCGGCATCGGCATTGGTAACATTGGTAATATCCGGATTTTGTTTGGTGGAGGTGTAGCCGTTCGGGCCTGTCCACAAGTAGGTGGCGCCGTTTACCGGCGGGGTGCTTAAATGTATTGTACTGCCTATACAAACAGGCGAATTGCTGGTAGCCACCGCTACCGGCAACGGAGGGTTTACACTTACAGTATATCTGAAGGGTGTACCCGGACAGCCGTTTGCAATAGGTGTGATTATATACACAACGCCAATTGTACTGAACGTTGTATTAATCAAGGTTTCGTCTATAGTGCTTTTCGTTTGGTTTGAAACTGCCGGGTTACTTATCCCGGCCACTGCCGCGCGGCTCCAGTTAAAAGTAGCTGAAGGTATATTTGATGTTAATACATACCCCTGCGGCGAACCGGTACAAGCAATTCCCGCCGAAGCGCTGGTGACTACCGCTTGCGGATAAACCGTCATGACCATGCTCGTTGGGGCGCCTGGGCAAGTTGCCGTGGCAAAATTAAAATTATACGTTACATCAATAGGGGCATTTGTTATATTAAATAAAACTTCCCTGATGGTTGTTGCAGTTTGGCCGGAAACTGCCGCGTTGCTGATGCCCGGCACTGCTGCCCGGCTCCAGGAGAAGGCCGCTACCGGCACATTAAACGTTACTGCATAAGCTGCTGTATTATTGTCACATACGGTAGCCGTTAGTGGGCTGATAACTGCAGGCGTTGGATAGACAGTAACCACATAGTTTAATGGCGGCCCTGAGCAAGCGCCGGAAATTGGCGTTATTACATAAGTTACGTTAACGGCGTTTATGCTTGTATTGATAAGTGTTTCTGCGATCGTCGAAGTGACTTGATTATTGACTGCCGGGTTACTTATGCCGGGTACTGCGGCCCTGCTCCAGCTAAAAGTCGCTGTTGGCACGTCAGACGTAATGGTATAATTCTGTGGCACCCCGCTGCAAATAACCCCTTTGCCACCGCTTGTTATATTTGGCACCTGGGTTACGGTAACGTCAACCCGGGTGCGGGCGCTTATACACCCGTTAACTGTTGTTTGAACGAAGTAAGAAGCAGGGGCATTCAAAGCAGGAGTAGTATATGTATTTGTATTCCATAACAGGTTACCGCCGATGGCTGCGTCATACCATTGGTAGGTACCCGCCGATCCGCTTGCAGTAAGTGTTGCTCCTGAGCCTATGCATGTCTGCGCGGGTGCAGCTATCGGTGCAGCCGGTACGGCATTAACAGTTACGGTAACCGCAGTGCGGTTGCTTGTTACCCCGTTAACGGTGGTTTGTACGTAATAGGTAACGTTAGCATTCAAAACAGGGGTTGTAAAATTTGGCCCGGTTGAAAGCAAAGTACCTGCAACCGCCGCGTCATACCATTGGTAGGTGCCGCCGGGTGCAGTCGCGGATAATGTTGCACTGCTGCCGGCACAATCATTAATACTTTGCACTGTAGGGCTGGCCGGCAACGGGCTGAAATTAATAGTAACAGAAGAGGACACAGGGCCGCACGGTCCCGGCGGATCAGTAGATGTTAAGGTAAGCCTGGCAACGGTTTCGCCCGGGCCGGGTGTATATACAGCATTTGGCAGTGCCGGATTGGAAAAGGAGCCGGTACCTCCGGACCAAGCGCCTGTCGTAATACCGCCGATAATACTACCGGCCAGCTGAACCTTGCTTCCCGACGGAACAACTTGGTTGGGACCTGCGTTAACAAGCGCCGAGGGGTTGATGGTTACATTGAACGTTGCACTACTTGCCGGGCAGGCTGCACCAAAGCCAACGATGGTATTTGTAATTGTATAATTACCCGGCGCACTTTTACTGAGGTCTATTTCTCCCGTGCTCGTATTTACAAAAACCAATCCGGCAGGCGATGAACTGAAGGAACCACCTGCCGACCCTACCGGGGAAACAGGCAAGGGATTTACACCAAACTGGCAAAAAGGCTGATTATAAGAAAAAGATGCACTCAATGCTACTCCGATCACAATTTTAGCAGAAGTTACACCGGCACAGGCTCCGTTTCCGGCAAAGGATACGGTATATGTACCAGGCACGCTGCCTGCTACATTAATTTCGCCTGTAGCAGTACTTACAAATACCAACCCGGCAGGTGCGGCACTGAAGACCCCTCCATTGGGGTTATTTATTACGGGGGTTTGATTTGCCCCCGAAGAACAAAATGTACCCGAAGAATATTGAAATTGCGGATCAAATAATGTAGTTATAGAAACAGTAACAGCTACCCGCTGACTGGTACATTGCCCTAATGTGCTTTCTGCATAGTAGGTTGTATTTGCTTTTAATGCGGGTGTCTTATAGGTATTGCCGCTTGCCAGCAAATTACCCCCGGCAGGGGCGTCATACCACTTTACGGTTCCGGTTGCGCCTGTGGCAGTTAAAATTGCCGGGGTACCGGGACATACCGATACCGGGTTTAAAGTTGGCGCTACAGGTGAGGGGTTTACCGTAACCTTAACCGCAGTACGTGCACTGGTACAAGTTGCCGTAGTTGATTCCACATAATACGTAGTAGTGGCGGCTAAAGCCGGGGTAACAAATGCCTGGGTTGTCGCCAATAGATTTCCGCCGGCCGCCTGGTCGTACCAGGAATAACCACCCGGTGAGCCAGAAGCAGAAAGCGTGGCAGGGCTCCCCGCACAAATTGAGGTGGCCTGCGCCGTGGGCGCAGCTAGCGCGGGGGTTACTGTAACTGTAACTGCAACCCTGGGGCTCACGCATCCCCCAATAGTGTTTTGCACATAATAAGTAGTGGTGTTAACCAGTGGCGGAGTTGTAAAACCGGCACCGGATGCCAGCAGCTTTCCGGCAACTGCCGCACTATACCATTGATAAGTACCTCCCTGCGAAGTTGCAGTTAAAGTTGCTGTTGATCCTGAACAAATTACCGCCCCTCCGGCTGTCGGAGCCGCAACCTGCGGGCTTACTATTACATTTATGGCAGACCGGGTGCTTATACAACCTAAGTTGTTGGCCTCTATATAATAAGTGGTTGAATTACTTAAAACCGGCGTGGTGAAAGTAGCGCCTGTTGCCAGCAGATTGCCGCCTGTCGGGGCATCGTACCAGTCAAAACTTGCAGCTCCCGATCCTTTGGCGGTTAAAGTAACACTGCTTTGGTAACAGGTGTTAACCGTTTGTGATATAGGAGGAGCAGGGGGCGAATTAACGGTTACAAGCACCTTAACACGCGGACTTTCGCAAGTATTTATTGCCGTAGATACATAATAAGCGGTGTTTACAAATAACGGAGGCGTAGTATAATCCGGACTCGAAATTAATGGAGTACCACCCGCCGGCGTATTGTACCAGTTAAATATGCCGCCATTTGCACTGGCATGCAGGTTAGCTGACGACCCTGAGCAAACTGATACATTTGCAGCTGTAGGCGCCTGGGGCACGGGGGTTACTGTTACTGTAACCGAAGTGGGATTACTTTCACATCCGTTGGCGGTTGAAGTAACGTAGTAGGTGGTATTAATGTTTAATGCAGGCGTTGTAAAAGTAGTCCCCGTGGCCAATGGTGTGCCGTTTGGCGCATTATACCATGTTAGCGTGCCGTTGCCGCTTGCTGTTAAAATGGCGGCATTGCCCGCGCAAACCTGCACGCCGGCTGCTACCGGCTTAACGGGTAAACTCACACCCACCGCCGTCCGTGGACTGGTACACCCCCCGATAGTTGTTTCCACAAAAAAAACCGTTGTAGCGTTGATAGGAGGCGTAGTAAAGGTAGCACCGCTGGCTAAAAAATTCCCTCCTGAAGGAGCATCATACCATTGATAATTGCCGCCCGGCGCAGTTGCCTTAAGTACGGCCGGGGTATTGGCGCAAACCGTTACCCCGCTGGCCGTTGGTGCGTTTGGTGTAGTAGTAACTGCAATAGTTATGCTTTTTTTTACCGGCGGGCAGCCTGCGCTTTTATCACTTACGGTTACCGTATATGTACCGGCTTTATTAACAGCGATGGAGGAAGTTGTTTCGCCTGTATTCCATATGTAAGTAAAAGGCGCTGTTCCGCCTGATGTTGTTGCGGTAAGTGTTACATTATATCCTGAACAAATACTTGGAGCCGACTGATTTATGCTAACGTTTAAAGTGCATGGCTGCGCATATCCCTTTATTCCGAGTAATAAAAACAAATATAATAATACACGTATTTTCATAAACCTCAGCGGGTTTTTTAAAATGTTTTTCAATAATATACTCGTCAAAAAAAAAGCGATGAATTTTTCTTTCGACGGGTATTTTTCATTTCAGCCTTCGGTAGATAATAGCAGTAACAGGCCTTACAACTGTAAAGCTACCATTTTAACGTAAAAACCAGGAAAAATGTTCAGGTATTAAAAAAATGATTCTCCGGCAGGAAATACCTTTTTTGTTAAATAACAATTGAATAATAGCGTCTTGAAGAAAAAAAAGTTATAAACTGAATTTTTGGCGTACCCTACAATAAACTTATGATACCCATAAATAATTTGTTTTTTAATATTTAATTTGGCAAAATAAACCCGCTGATAAAATTTACCGGTTGATAACTCCTGTACGCCTGCAAACATTTTGCAGCGGGCTAAACAAACTTTAGAAGATCTGCTACTAAAATTATTTTTTATGCGACTATTAATTGCCACCACTTTGATATTATGCACTTTCCTCAGGGGCCTGGCACAAGTTACGCCTTCAGGGATATTTTCCGACCACATGGTGTTGCAAAGGGGGCAGGATATTCCTGTTTGGGGGCGGGCCGCAACAAAAACAAAGGTAAAAGTAACTATCGACGGACAATCGGCCAGTGCAACGGCTAATGAAAAAGGAGCATGGAAAACGATATTAAAACCGATGATAGCAGGCGGCCCTTATGTGATGACTATTTCTTCAGGAAAAGAAACGTTGGTTTATCACGATGTAATGGTTGGCGAGGTTTGGATCTGTTCGGGCCAATCAAACATGGAGTTCCAATTAAGGAATGCCCTGGGATATAACTTTGAACAAAAAAATGCTCCCTCACAAACCATCCGGCAGTTCAGGGTTACCGATAAAATGAGCCTTCAGCCTGAAACCGATATAAAGGAAGGCAATTGGGTAAAAGCAGATACTAATACCGTTGGAGATTTTACCGCCGTGGGGTATTTTTTTGCCAAACAATTGAGTAAACAATTAAATGTTACCGTAGGCTTAATTTACAGCAATTGGGGTGGAACACTTGCAGAGGACTGGATCAGCAAGGAAGCCATGTTGAATTCGCCTGAGTTGGGCGAAGCTGCAAAAAACATTCCCGATACCTGGGATGGGGTAAAACAAAGGATAGATAAACAATTAAAAGATTGGGCTTATAACAAAAAACAGGTTACCAATTATTCAGCTGAGCAGCTTGCCGGCGAGCCGGCCGCTTTTTTTGGCGACTGGCAAAAAGCAAGCGCCCCTGCATCATGGGAATGGACCGGCAAATTATATTCCTACCGCGGCGAGGGCTTTATGCAGCATACAGTCAAACTCGACAGCAGCTATGTGGCCCGCCACTCTGTGCTTAGTTTAGGACAAACTGATGCTGACCTGGAGTTGTATGTTAATGGTAAATTGATAAAAAAAGGCGCTTCATCGGGCAATTTCCAACTCGACCTGCCAGCCGGAACCTGGAAACCGGGCGATAACAGTGTGTTGATCAATTTGCAATCCCGGCAAAAAAACCCATCGTGGTTTGGGATGGGTTTAACCGGCGGCGCTAATGACCTGTACGTCCGTTTTGCAGATACGACCATTAACCTGGCTGATAATAACTGGTATGTGATGCCCGATTTGAGCAAGCCATATCATTTTGATTTTTTACCAAATAATACTGCTTTTTCGCTATATAACGCAATGATCAGCCCCTTAATACCCTATGCAATAGCAGGTGTTATTTGGTACCAGGGGGAATCAAATGCTGATAAAGCTTTCCAATACCGCACAACTTTTCCGCTGCTGATTACCGATTGGAGAAGTAAATGGAACAGGGATTTTCCTTTCCTGTTTGTTCAGCTATCCTCATTTGGCGGTATGCAAAACAGCAACATTGGCAGCAACTGGGCCGAACTAAGAGAAGCACAAACAATGACGTTGCAATTGCCGAATACCGGCATGGCAGTAACAACCGACATCGGCGATGCGCTAAATATACATCCCCGGGATAAAGCGGACGTGGGCTTAAGACTTGCCAGCAAAGCGTTGACCATGGTATATCATTTACAAGGCTTTGCGGAAAGCCCTTTGTATACTTCGGCTGACTTTTCGGCGGGATATGCTATTGTTAACTTTAAAAATGCAGTCAACGGGCTGATGGCAAAAGACAAATATGGATATATTAAAGGATTTGAACTTGCCGGGGCCGATCATAAGTTTTATTATGCCCAGGCGGGTATCATTGATGGCGGCAAAGTTAAAGTTTGGTGCAGCCAGGTACCGAAGCCGGTGGCAGTTCGTTATGCCTGGACAGATGCGCCAATTGAAGCAAACCTATACAACATGGAAGGCTTTCCGGTTGGCCCGTTTCGCTCAGATAGCTGGAAGGGGACAACAGAAGGTAAAAAATTTGAATAAGTATAATTATGAGGCGAAATATATTTAATATTTCTCCTCATAATTGCTTTTGTGCGACATATTAACAAATGTTATTTAAACAACTAAAATTTAACCGCACATAAATACAGCGAATTGTAATATTAATGTAACTTTATCGACCGTCAGCAAACAGCAGCTGCCGGTTTTTTTATGATTTTAGTTATTAAATTTTTTACCTTTTGATACGCTTTTATCATATTTTAAGTTTAATAGAACACGAATAAAAAAGATAATTTAAACACTGCGTGATTTTTACTGTTATTTAAAACACCCCCCGGAAAATTTGTTCATGAAAAAAAATTGTTTCATCCTATGTTTATTCCTTCTTTGGTTTACACAGGCCATGGGCCAGGGAAATTGGGAATTAAAAAAAGATGAAGACGGAATTGCAGTTTATACCCGTAAACCGGCAAAGGGCAATTTAAAAGAATTGCGGGTAGTATGCGAGCTGGAAGCCACTAAGACCCAACTGATCAACACCCTGCAAAATATCGGAGATTATAATAGCTGGGTTTATTCGAACAAAAAATCAGAAATTATTAAAACGGTAAACCCGATGAATATTATTTATTATTCACAATCCCGTTTACCTTGGCCCATAAAAGACCGCGACCTGATTGTTCAACTTACCATTGCCCCGGGCCAGGATGCTTTAAATATCCAGGCAAAAAGCCTCCCCGATTACCTGCCAAAAGAAAAAGATTACGTGCGTGTGCCCTACTCGTTAGCGGTATGGAAAGTAACCCAAACCCCGGCAAATAAATTAAAGGTTGATTATACTTTTAGCGTAGACCCAGGCGGAAGTATCCCTGCATGGCTGGTAAATGCTACCATAACGGTAGGCCCGTATAACTCATTTTACAAACTTCGCGAAATATTAAGGGCCCAGAAAAGTCCCGTGATCAATTAAGAAACATTTCTATTTCATTGGCCTAATTCGCTTTACAATACGCCATTACCGCTTTAAATACCAGTGCCCGGATGGCATTAACGTTGTAATATTCTTTGTTATCAATAAGTCCCATTTGCTGGCGGTTGATGAGTAAAATGATAGAAACGTCTTTTGAAGGCACCACACAAATGCTTGTCCCGGTAAAACCGGTATGGCCAAAAGTCCCTTCGGGGCCGTTTTTCATAAATGAGTTTTCGGGGTCCATCATCCAGCCTAAGCCATTGTTAAATTTGTCTTTAGTTAAAAAGGCATTGATAGTGTTTTCCGAAATAAACTGCACATTGCCAACCTTGCCTTTGTTCATCAGCATATCAACCAACTTTTGTATATCATCCACCGTCGAAAATATTCCTGCGGCGCCTGCAACGCCTTTTTCGGCATACCAGGCGTTGCCATCATTCACTTCTCCCTTTAAAATATAATGGCGCCAGCCGTTCCATTGGTCGTGTTTAATTTCTTTAAACTGGTAGCCAAGTTCCGGGTCATACACCATTCTGTGTTCGTAAGGGTTGCCAAAGGAGGTTGATGCTATTTTAAAATCCCTGCTCTTTTGCAGCGGGTTATACATGGTATGTGTCATCCCTAACGGTTTAAAAATGTTTTGTTCTTCAAACTGATCAAGAGATTGGCCAGAAACCACTTCCACAATCTCGCCAAGAACCGTAAAACCGAGGTCGCTGTATTTACGCTGTGCACCAACCGGGAAAGCCAGGGGCAATTCGCCAATCAGTTTAAAAGTCTCCTGTTTATTGCCGGCGCGATAATATAAGGGATACCACTCATAAAGCCCCGCCGTATGGGTTAAGAGGTGGCGGATGGTGATGGAGGCCTTGTCTGGAGTGGTAAATGCTTTGATATATTTCCCAACCGGGTCGTCCACTTTAATAAGGCCCTTATCAACCAATAACATAATTGAGGTGGTAGTACCAACCACCTTAGTAAGCGAAGCGATGTCAAACATATGCTCCGTTGTCATTTTTTCAGGCTCAGCCAAAAGTTCGTGCCGGTAATTAAATTTTTGGGCAAAGCCGTAGGCTTGTTTATAAATTACAGCATCGCCTCGCTTTATTTCGATAACTGCACCGGGGATTTTACTGTCATTCACCTGGCTTTGCAGGATACTGTCAATTCTGTGTATAATCAGCTGCTGCGAATTACCGGCGTTATTTACTTGTGCGCCAACGATGCCTGTGGTCAGGAAAGACCCTATTAATAAAATGATCAGTTTATGAATAAATTTAGTATCCTGCATCTTATAGATTCCCTTTATTAAATTATTGTGAGTTCGATTAACAATTGGATATCATTGTGGTGTGCCCCATCGGGGCTACCGCTTTGTAGAAACCAAATACCCAGGATAATTGCCATGTCAGTGGCTACCCTTCGCAAATTGGGTAGCCGCTGACGCGGCAAAAATAACGTTTGAATATCGTGCTACAAAGCGGTAGTCCGCCACGAGGCGGAGCAATTGTTTTTTGTCTCGAACTAACTAAATTATTATTTAGCGGATTTGGGTTGATAACCGGTAATCGGCCCAACAGTTTTCCGCAGCAGTAATTCGTCGAAGCCAGGCTTTATAAAATCTTTGAGTTCGCCTATCAGCTCGAAGCCAAATTTTTTGTAAAGTTGAATGGCCCCTTTATTAAACGAGCTAACACAGATAAAAATATTGGGTGAATACGTTAAAATACGATCCTGGCAAAACCCGAGTAATTGCGTCCCGTAGCCCTTACCCCGATAATGTTTATTTATGGCGAGGGTTTGGATATAGCCCTTAAAAGTTCCCTGCGGCTGCATAATGACGAACCCCATTATTTCAGTTTCGTTTTTCATCAAAAAAACCTCCCTGAATGTGCCGCCAAAAGCCTTTAAACAATCCTCATAAGCAATACCCAATGTTATCCAGGGATCTGTAGCCGCCATGATCACTGCGCAAGCCGCAAAATCCGCGGGGTTAGTTGTAAATTCAATATTGAATGGGGTATCAGGCTGCGACATGATTCTTCTTTTTTATCAATACCAAAAATAAAATAGTCAGCACAGCATTTACCAGGATATTCATGAAACCGAAATCAAATTGAAATTCACTGATAAAAAATACATTCAGTCCCCAGGTAACCAGCGCGGCACCCACGCAGGCTATCGGTACAAATTTTTCAGTTAACTGGATCTTGGAGAACAGGCCCGTTAAATACAGTCCCAATATCGGCCCGTAGGTATAACCGGCTATTTTAAAAATGGTGTTAATAATGGCGCCCTGACTGCTCCAGAAAGCCATCACAATAAAAAACATTACCACGTTAACACCAAGCAGCACCCGGTTTTTGATTTTCTTTCTCTGCTCAACCGGTTGGTTTTCAATATCCATAAAATCATAGCTGAAGGCGGTGGTTAAGGCGGCAATACAGGCATCGATACTGGCAAAAGTAGAAGCGATAACCCCGATGAAAAAGGCAATCGCTCCTATCTGCCCGAAATAATGCAGCGTTAAAAATGGGTACAGGCCGTCGGTGTTAACAATTTGCCCGTCGGCCCGGTCGAGTTTGATGCCATGCCTTTCCACAAAAATATAAAGCAATACGCCCAGGCCCAAAAACAGGGTTTGCGCGCCGGCTATAAAAAAACTGAAGGCCAATACGTTTCGTTTGGCGCCTTTTACGTTGTTGATGGTTAATGTTTTTTGCATCATACTCTGATCGAGGCCCACCAGGGCAACAGTTATGAGCAATCCCGAGATAAACTGTTTAAAAAAGTTGGAGCCTGAATGCGCATCCCAGTCAAAAAGTTTGGCGTAAGGGTGATGAACGATAGTGCTCGCCATACCGCCAACAGAAAGGCCCAGCGAATTTTTGATGGTGACGATGGAAACGATCATCACCGTAATTAAAAACAGCGATTGCAGGGCATCGGTCCATACAATGGTTTTAATACCAGATTTATTGGTGTATAGCCAGATAAGGATCAATACAATAATGATAGTAAAAAAATAAGGAATGTGCAGGCTGTCGAAAAAAGCATATTGCAGAATTTTAATGGACAACAACAACCGTAGCGCCGCCCCAAAGCTTTGTGATACGAGGAAAAACAGCGAGCCGGTTTTATAGGTAACATTGCCAAAGCGGATGTTTAAATAAGTATAGATAGAAACCAGTTTTAGCTTGTAATAAATAGGCGTGAGCACAAATGCGATAAACAAGTAGCCAACAATAGTGCCCAGGATAAATTGAAAATAAAACAGGTTGTTATTGCCAACATTGCCGGGAATTGAAACCAGCGAAACCGCCGAAATACCCGAACCGATCATCCCGAAGGCCACCAAAAACCAGGGGGAAGATTTATCGCCATCAAAAAAACTGTTTGCCTTATTATGCCGGGATGTTAGCCTGGAAATGACCATTAACAGGCCGAAATAAGCGAGGATAATGAAAAGAATTAAAGATGCACTCATTTATTTAGCATAAAGGCGTTTGGCTAAGATACTAAAAATGCATATCGTGCAGCTCCTCAAATATTCACCATTAGTTTATTTAGCTAACGTGTTTCCAGAATAAAAAATAGAGAAAAGGGCAGATTTTAAAGCCTGGCCTGTGCGATTCCCCTCTTGAGAGGGG
This genomic window contains:
- a CDS encoding Ig-like domain-containing protein, whose amino-acid sequence is MKIRVLLYLFLLLGIKGYAQPCTLNVSINQSAPSICSGYNVTLTATTSGGTAPFTYIWNTGETTSSIAVNKAGTYTVTVSDKSAGCPPVKKSITIAVTTTPNAPTASGVTVCANTPAVLKATAPGGNYQWYDAPSGGNFLASGATFTTPPINATTVFFVETTIGGCTSPRTAVGVSLPVKPVAAGVQVCAGNAAILTASGNGTLTWYNAPNGTPLATGTTFTTPALNINTTYYVTSTANGCESNPTSVTVTVTPVPQAPTAANVSVCSGSSANLHASANGGIFNWYNTPAGGTPLISSPDYTTPPLFVNTAYYVSTAINTCESPRVKVLVTVNSPPAPPISQTVNTCYQSSVTLTAKGSGAASFDWYDAPTGGNLLATGATFTTPVLSNSTTYYIEANNLGCISTRSAINVIVSPQVAAPTAGGAVICSGSTATLTATSQGGTYQWYSAAVAGKLLASGAGFTTPPLVNTTTYYVQNTIGGCVSPRVAVTVTVTPALAAPTAQATSICAGSPATLSASGSPGGYSWYDQAAGGNLLATTQAFVTPALAATTTYYVESTTATCTSARTAVKVTVNPSPVAPTLNPVSVCPGTPAILTATGATGTVKWYDAPAGGNLLASGNTYKTPALKANTTYYAESTLGQCTSQRVAVTVSITTLFDPQFQYSSGTFCSSGANQTPVINNPNGGVFSAAPAGLVFVSTATGEINVAGSVPGTYTVSFAGNGACAGVTSAKIVIGVALSASFSYNQPFCQFGVNPLPVSPVGSAGGSFSSSPAGLVFVNTSTGEIDLSKSAPGNYTITNTIVGFGAACPASSATFNVTINPSALVNAGPNQVVPSGSKVQLAGSIIGGITTGAWSGGTGSFSNPALPNAVYTPGPGETVARLTLTSTDPPGPCGPVSSSVTINFSPLPASPTVQSINDCAGSSATLSATAPGGTYQWYDAAVAGTLLSTGPNFTTPVLNANVTYYVQTTVNGVTSNRTAVTVTVNAVPAAPIAAPAQTCIGSGATLTASGSAGTYQWYDAAIGGNLLWNTNTYTTPALNAPASYFVQTTVNGCISARTRVDVTVTQVPNITSGGKGVICSGVPQNYTITSDVPTATFSWSRAAVPGISNPAVNNQVTSTIAETLINTSINAVNVTYVITPISGACSGPPLNYVVTVYPTPAVISPLTATVCDNNTAAYAVTFNVPVAAFSWSRAAVPGISNAAVSGQTATTIREVLFNITNAPIDVTYNFNFATATCPGAPTSMVMTVYPQAVVTSASAGIACTGSPQGYVLTSNIPSATFNWSRAAVAGISNPAVSNQTKSTIDETLINTTFSTIGVVYIITPIANGCPGTPFRYTVSVNPPLPVAVATSNSPVCIGSTIHLSTPPVNGATYLWTGPNGYTSTKQNPDITNVTNADAGVYSMTFTVKGCSSIPFPVVVNIDQLPVANAGPNQTVCIGSPVVSLNGSVTGGTTTGIWTTAGTGTFSKSDNLQAKYTPSAADKAAGSVVLTLTSTSKDNCTISTSPVTITFDSGPVISSSPTGGACTGVPQNYVITSNEPAATYSWSRAAVAGISNPAVNNQTGGTITESLINTTPNPVDVVYLITPTGNGCPGVPFKYTATVNPALPVVSVSSNTPVCVGSTITLTATPLPGATYAWTGPNGFTSADQNPNIANVTQSAAGAYSMVFTYKGCTSNPVQTVVTVNDAPVANAGPDQLVCIVAPNIILQGTITGGTGTGIWRTAGTGTFSPSATNLQAQYLPSAADKAAGSVVLTLASTSANCSVSSSSMTVSFGPLPAVNAGPDQDVCSQDANIPVAGTITIPGGGTWSSKGTGTFSAPGQLNTTYAPSAADIKNGSVTLVLTANNPGQCYIATDEMKINFIPPPTVFAGGTVYVLTGSTITLNPTVSDPNVKYQWSPNIDINDITLKNPVVTGTVDRRYTLTVTDIRGCIAQDTVFVKVAPILKINNTFTPNGDGINDYWEITGLIAYINATVDIFDRYGQKVFHSIGYPKAWDGTINGKPVPTGVYYYVINPHFDGQHVLSGYVTVLR